From the Pseudomonas baltica genome, one window contains:
- a CDS encoding IS3 family transposase (programmed frameshift) yields the protein MTNSNDKGGELLGQERRRRWSTEQKLAMVRESLEPGQSVSVVARRNGINANQLFLWRKLYQDGSLSAVSAGEAVVPASELTDALKQIRELQRMLGKKTMEAEVLKEAVEIARSRKLDCALTLVAGGRPVKLVSECLGVSRSQLTVRIKQSVSPKVRRRRLVNDTELVAEVKRQVSELPSYGYRRVWGLLRREREAQSLAPINVKRVYRVMRDHNLLLERRIKQPGVQRRHEGRIAVTTSDTRWCSDGFEFRCDDGAKLSVTFALDCCDREAISWVASPTGYSGDDIRDLMLESVEKRFGDQLPSTSVQWLSDNGSAYIAEQTRLFARQIGLQPVTTPVRSPQSNGMAESFVKTIKRDYVAHMPKPDRETALRNLTIAFEHYNEQHPHSALKYRSPREFRRLAAASI from the exons ATGACTAACAGCAACGATAAGGGTGGCGAGTTGCTCGGCCAGGAACGCCGGCGCCGCTGGAGTACCGAGCAGAAGTTGGCCATGGTTCGCGAGAGCCTTGAACCCGGACAAAGTGTGTCCGTGGTGGCTCGACGCAACGGCATCAACGCCAACCAGCTGTTCCTGTGGCGCAAGCTGTATCAGGACGGAAGCTTGTCGGCGGTCAGTGCTGGCGAGGCCGTTGTACCTGCGTCGGAACTGACCGACGCGCTCAAGCAGATCCGCGAATTACAACGGATGCTGGGCAAGAAGACGATGGAAGCCGAAGTCCTCAAAGAGGCCGTGGAGATCGCCCGGTCGCGAAAAT TGGATTGCGCACTCACCCTTGTTGCCGGGGGACGACCAGTGAAACTGGTCAGCGAATGTCTCGGTGTGTCGCGCTCGCAATTAACGGTTCGGATCAAGCAATCGGTATCGCCCAAAGTACGGCGACGTCGGCTCGTGAACGATACGGAGTTGGTCGCTGAGGTTAAGCGGCAAGTCAGCGAGTTGCCGAGCTATGGCTACCGTCGTGTTTGGGGGTTGCTGCGCCGCGAGCGTGAAGCCCAGTCACTGGCCCCGATCAATGTGAAGCGGGTTTACCGCGTCATGCGCGATCACAATCTGCTGCTGGAACGCCGCATCAAACAGCCAGGCGTGCAGCGCCGGCATGAAGGCAGGATTGCCGTTACGACCAGCGATACGCGCTGGTGCTCGGACGGCTTCGAGTTTCGCTGCGACGACGGTGCGAAGTTGAGCGTGACTTTTGCCCTGGACTGCTGTGACCGCGAAGCCATCAGCTGGGTCGCCAGCCCGACGGGCTACAGCGGTGACGACATCCGAGACTTGATGCTGGAAAGCGTGGAGAAGCGATTTGGCGATCAACTACCGAGCACGTCCGTCCAATGGTTGAGCGATAACGGTTCGGCCTATATCGCCGAGCAGACGCGTCTGTTTGCTCGCCAGATCGGCTTGCAGCCGGTGACCACACCGGTACGCAGCCCGCAAAGTAACGGCATGGCAGAGAGCTTCGTGAAGACGATCAAGCGTGATTACGTGGCGCACATGCCCAAGCCGGATCGAGAAACAGCGCTGCGCAATCTGACGATTGCCTTCGAGCATTACAACGAGCAGCATCCGCACAGCGCTTTGAAATATCGGTCGCCGCGAGAATTTAGGCGTTTGGCAGCAGCATCAATTTAA
- a CDS encoding GNAT family N-acetyltransferase, with amino-acid sequence MQCQIRLATDEDAVAINRVIIAALRESNSKDYPADVIAAVERGFTVQAIRSLMTQRQVYVGTVGLSVIATASLDDDVVRSVFVEPKHQRIGIGRQLMAVIQSSAASAGVDVLRVPSSITAQDFYASLGFVAIRDEFHGAERTVIMQLQLGK; translated from the coding sequence ATGCAGTGCCAGATTCGCCTCGCAACAGACGAGGACGCCGTAGCTATCAATCGTGTCATTATCGCTGCTTTGCGTGAATCCAACTCAAAGGATTACCCCGCCGATGTGATCGCCGCAGTCGAGCGCGGTTTTACCGTGCAAGCCATTCGTTCGTTGATGACCCAACGCCAGGTCTATGTAGGGACTGTGGGCCTCAGCGTTATCGCAACGGCCAGTTTGGATGACGATGTTGTACGTAGCGTCTTCGTGGAACCAAAGCATCAGCGAATCGGTATTGGCCGCCAGCTCATGGCGGTTATTCAATCGAGTGCTGCAAGTGCAGGTGTGGACGTCTTGCGTGTACCGTCATCGATCACCGCGCAAGACTTTTATGCCTCGTTAGGCTTCGTGGCAATACGCGATGAATTTCATGGCGCCGAGCGCACGGTCATCATGCAGCTTCAACTCGGGAAGTAG